One Carassius gibelio isolate Cgi1373 ecotype wild population from Czech Republic chromosome A20, carGib1.2-hapl.c, whole genome shotgun sequence DNA segment encodes these proteins:
- the papola gene encoding poly(A) polymerase alpha isoform X1 — protein MFIMPFPISSQVQTAQQTPKHYGITSSISLAQPKEADLVLTQKLIETLRPFGVFEEELELQRRILVLGKLNTLVQVWIREVSEVKNIPSSVIDNVGGKIFTFGSYRLGVHTKGADIDALCVAPRHVERSDFFSSFYEKLKEQEEVKDLRAVEEAFVPVIKLSFDGIEIDILFARLALQTIPENLDLRDDGLLKNLDIRCIRSLNGCRVTDEILHLVPNIENFRLTLRAIKLWAKRHNIYSNILGFLGGVSWAMLVARTCQLYPNAVASTLVHKFFLVFSKWEWPNPVLLKQPEDCNLNLPVWDPRVTPSDRYHLMPIITPAYPQQNSTYNVSTSTRAIMVEEFKRGLAITDEILLNKAEWSKLFEAPNFFQKYKHYIVLLASAQTEKQHLEWVGLVESKIRILVGNLEKNEFITLAHVNPQSFPGPKEETDKEEFSTIWVIGVVFKKMEGPENLNVDLTFDIQSFTDTVYRQAISSKMFEPDMKITAMHVKRKQLQQLLPKVAIQRSKRKHSSDGLRAMNDGSLDLSVDSDNSMSVPSPTGPSAAKIARASSPLGSTGTATNTSDFQGKMDSSRVDGTKPDNVGTSSSNDAQMGAVPLKRPASPVQHDSEKKPKVDGVQQTPHPSPCLSADPANNRPASPIGNETSKKAKVEELSTPEETSSGETDGHVAVDPEQSVDVVPSEGETKTQTELTAVDTAEKIPPTQITSNADLSDVPLLPSHPIPVVKNSIKLRLSR, from the exons AATCCTAGTGCTGGGGAAGCTAAATACATTGGTTCAGGTGTGGATTCGTGAAGTCAGTGAAGTGAAG AATATTCCGTCATCTGTGATTGATAATGTTGGAGGAAAAATCTTCACGTTTGGCTCCTACAGACTTGGAGTTCACACCAAGG GTGCTGATATTGATGCTCTCTGTGTCGCACCCCGTCATGTGGAGAGATCAGACTTCTTCTCCTCGTTTTATGAGAAACTAAAGGAGCAGGAGGAAGTCAAAGACCTGAGG GCGGTGGAGGAAGCATTTGTACCAGTGATAAAGCTGTCCTTTGATGGCATTgag attgacATACTATTTGCCCGACTGGCGCTACAAACCATTCCAGAAAACCTGGATTTGCGAGATGATGGCTTGCTAAAGAATCTTGACATTCGCTGCATCCGGAGTTTAAATG GATGCAGAGTTACTGATGAAATTCTTCACCTGGTGCCCAACATTGAGAATTTCAGATTGACTCTAAGAGCCATCAAACTGTGGGCCAAAC GTCATAATATCTACTCAAATATCCTGGGTTTTCTGGGGGGTGTATCATGGGCCATGTTGGTTGCGAGGACCTGTCAACTTTACCCCAATGCTGTGGCATCCACGCTGGTCCATAAGTTCTTCTTGGTTTTCTCAAAGTG GGAATGGCCAAACCCTGTCCTTCTGAAGCAGCCTGAAGACTGTAATCTCAACCTCCCAGTCTGGGATCCCAGG GTAACCCCCAGTGACCGGTACCACCTCATGCCAATCATCACCCCAGCTTACCCTCAACAAAACTCCACTTACAATGTGTCCACCTCTACTCGGGCCATCATGGTGGAAGAGTTCAAGAGGG GTCTTGCAATCACGGATGAAATATTGCTGAATAAAGCAGAATGGTCCAAATTATTTGAAGCACCaaacttctttcagaaatacaa GCATTATATAGTGTTGCTAGCAAGTGCACagacagagaagcagcacttAGAGTG ggtGGGCCTCGTGGAATCAAAGATCCGAATCCTGGTGGGAAACCTGGAGAAGAATGAGTTCATCACACTCGCTCATGTGAATCCACAGTCATTCCCCGGACCAAAAGAGGAGACTGACAA GGAGGAGTTCAGCACAATTTGGGTAATAGGTGTTGTGTTCAAAAAAATGGAGGGTCCAGAAAATCTTAATGTGGACCTGACGTTTGACATCCAGTCTTTCACAGACACTG TTTACCGGCAGGCGATCTCTAGTAAAATGTTTGAGCCAGATATGAAAATCACAGCCATGCATGTGAAGAGGAAACAACTGCAACAACTACTGCCCAAAGTTGCCATTCAGAGGAGCAAGAGAAAG CATTCATCTGATGGGCTGCGTGCGATGAATGATGGCAGTCTGGATCTATCAGTGGACAGTGACAACAGCATGTCAGTGCCGTCCCCCACGGGCCCTTCGGCTGCCAAGATCGCCCGTGCCTCCAGCCCTCTGGG CTCCACTGGGACGGCCACAAACACCTCAGATTTCCAGGGAAAAATGGATTCTTCAAGAg TGGACGGCACTAAGCCAGATAATGTTGGGACTTCCAGCAGCAATGACGCACAAATGGGTGCAGTTCCACTAAAGCGGCCCGCCTCCCCAGTTCAGCACGACTCGGAGAAGAAACCCAAAGTGGATGGTGTACAGCAAACCCCTCATCCCAGTCCATGTTTATCTGCTGACCCTGCCAATAACAGACCTGCCTCACCCATTGGGAATGAGACATCCAAGAAAGCCAAAGTGGAGGAG CTCTCAACCCCAGAAGAAACGTCctctggtgaaactgatggccaTGTAGCTGTGGATCCAGAG CAGAGCGTTGACGTGGTTCCTTCAGAGGGTGAAACTAAAACACAGACAGAATTAACG GCAGTGGACACTGCAGAGAAGATACCGCCTACACAG ATAACCTCTAACGCTGATCTGTCGGACGTCCCGCTCCTCCCGTCGCACCCCATCCCCGTGGTCAAGAACTCCATCAAGCTGAGACTCAGCAGGTAG
- the papola gene encoding poly(A) polymerase alpha isoform X2: protein MFIMPFPISSQVQTAQQTPKHYGITSSISLAQPKEADLVLTQKLIETLRPFGVFEEELELQRRILVLGKLNTLVQVWIREVSEVKNIPSSVIDNVGGKIFTFGSYRLGVHTKGADIDALCVAPRHVERSDFFSSFYEKLKEQEEVKDLRAVEEAFVPVIKLSFDGIEIDILFARLALQTIPENLDLRDDGLLKNLDIRCIRSLNGCRVTDEILHLVPNIENFRLTLRAIKLWAKRHNIYSNILGFLGGVSWAMLVARTCQLYPNAVASTLVHKFFLVFSKWEWPNPVLLKQPEDCNLNLPVWDPRVTPSDRYHLMPIITPAYPQQNSTYNVSTSTRAIMVEEFKRGLAITDEILLNKAEWSKLFEAPNFFQKYKHYIVLLASAQTEKQHLEWVGLVESKIRILVGNLEKNEFITLAHVNPQSFPGPKEETDKEEFSTIWVIGVVFKKMEGPENLNVDLTFDIQSFTDTVYRQAISSKMFEPDMKITAMHVKRKQLQQLLPKVAIQRSKRKHSSDGLRAMNDGSLDLSVDSDNSMSVPSPTGPSAAKIARASSPLGSTGTATNTSDFQGKMDSSRVDGTKPDNVGTSSSNDAQMGAVPLKRPASPVQHDSEKKPKVDGVQQTPHPSPCLSADPANNRPASPIGNETSKKAKVEELSTPEETSSGETDGHVAVDPESVDVVPSEGETKTQTELTAVDTAEKIPPTQITSNADLSDVPLLPSHPIPVVKNSIKLRLSR from the exons AATCCTAGTGCTGGGGAAGCTAAATACATTGGTTCAGGTGTGGATTCGTGAAGTCAGTGAAGTGAAG AATATTCCGTCATCTGTGATTGATAATGTTGGAGGAAAAATCTTCACGTTTGGCTCCTACAGACTTGGAGTTCACACCAAGG GTGCTGATATTGATGCTCTCTGTGTCGCACCCCGTCATGTGGAGAGATCAGACTTCTTCTCCTCGTTTTATGAGAAACTAAAGGAGCAGGAGGAAGTCAAAGACCTGAGG GCGGTGGAGGAAGCATTTGTACCAGTGATAAAGCTGTCCTTTGATGGCATTgag attgacATACTATTTGCCCGACTGGCGCTACAAACCATTCCAGAAAACCTGGATTTGCGAGATGATGGCTTGCTAAAGAATCTTGACATTCGCTGCATCCGGAGTTTAAATG GATGCAGAGTTACTGATGAAATTCTTCACCTGGTGCCCAACATTGAGAATTTCAGATTGACTCTAAGAGCCATCAAACTGTGGGCCAAAC GTCATAATATCTACTCAAATATCCTGGGTTTTCTGGGGGGTGTATCATGGGCCATGTTGGTTGCGAGGACCTGTCAACTTTACCCCAATGCTGTGGCATCCACGCTGGTCCATAAGTTCTTCTTGGTTTTCTCAAAGTG GGAATGGCCAAACCCTGTCCTTCTGAAGCAGCCTGAAGACTGTAATCTCAACCTCCCAGTCTGGGATCCCAGG GTAACCCCCAGTGACCGGTACCACCTCATGCCAATCATCACCCCAGCTTACCCTCAACAAAACTCCACTTACAATGTGTCCACCTCTACTCGGGCCATCATGGTGGAAGAGTTCAAGAGGG GTCTTGCAATCACGGATGAAATATTGCTGAATAAAGCAGAATGGTCCAAATTATTTGAAGCACCaaacttctttcagaaatacaa GCATTATATAGTGTTGCTAGCAAGTGCACagacagagaagcagcacttAGAGTG ggtGGGCCTCGTGGAATCAAAGATCCGAATCCTGGTGGGAAACCTGGAGAAGAATGAGTTCATCACACTCGCTCATGTGAATCCACAGTCATTCCCCGGACCAAAAGAGGAGACTGACAA GGAGGAGTTCAGCACAATTTGGGTAATAGGTGTTGTGTTCAAAAAAATGGAGGGTCCAGAAAATCTTAATGTGGACCTGACGTTTGACATCCAGTCTTTCACAGACACTG TTTACCGGCAGGCGATCTCTAGTAAAATGTTTGAGCCAGATATGAAAATCACAGCCATGCATGTGAAGAGGAAACAACTGCAACAACTACTGCCCAAAGTTGCCATTCAGAGGAGCAAGAGAAAG CATTCATCTGATGGGCTGCGTGCGATGAATGATGGCAGTCTGGATCTATCAGTGGACAGTGACAACAGCATGTCAGTGCCGTCCCCCACGGGCCCTTCGGCTGCCAAGATCGCCCGTGCCTCCAGCCCTCTGGG CTCCACTGGGACGGCCACAAACACCTCAGATTTCCAGGGAAAAATGGATTCTTCAAGAg TGGACGGCACTAAGCCAGATAATGTTGGGACTTCCAGCAGCAATGACGCACAAATGGGTGCAGTTCCACTAAAGCGGCCCGCCTCCCCAGTTCAGCACGACTCGGAGAAGAAACCCAAAGTGGATGGTGTACAGCAAACCCCTCATCCCAGTCCATGTTTATCTGCTGACCCTGCCAATAACAGACCTGCCTCACCCATTGGGAATGAGACATCCAAGAAAGCCAAAGTGGAGGAG CTCTCAACCCCAGAAGAAACGTCctctggtgaaactgatggccaTGTAGCTGTGGATCCAGAG AGCGTTGACGTGGTTCCTTCAGAGGGTGAAACTAAAACACAGACAGAATTAACG GCAGTGGACACTGCAGAGAAGATACCGCCTACACAG ATAACCTCTAACGCTGATCTGTCGGACGTCCCGCTCCTCCCGTCGCACCCCATCCCCGTGGTCAAGAACTCCATCAAGCTGAGACTCAGCAGGTAG